The Thermosynechococcus sp. CL-1 genomic interval CGAAGGGGAGTTTCAAGGCAAATCTGGCACCTCCCTGCTCATGCGCCTATTGCCCAACTTCCCCGTTAAGAAACTCCTCCTTGTCGGCTTAGGCAATCGCGATGACTTTAACCTAGAGACCCTGCGCCGCACTGCTGCGACCATTGCCCGTACGGCTCGCCGTGAACGCGCAAAAACATTAGGCATGGCACTGCCCCATGAGACTTTAGAAGTGGCGGATGCTGCCCAAGCCATTGCCGAAGGAGTTCTCCTTGCCCTCCACAGTGATGTGCGTTTTAAGTCGGATCCCGAAGCTCGTAAACTCCTGCCCTATCCAGAATCCGTCAGCCTGTTGGGTTTAGGGGAGCAAACAGCAGCCTTGACCCGTGCCCAGCAGATTTGTGATGGGGTGATTTTGGCGCGCGAACTCGTGAATGCCCCGGCCAATGAAGTGACGCCTGTCACCCTTGCGGAAACAGCTCAGCAATTGGCGGCTACCTACGGCCTCACGGCAAAAATTTTGGAGCGCGATGAGTGTGCCGCCTTGGGTATGGGTGCCTTTTTGGGTGTGGCTCAGGCGTCTGACCTACCGCCGAAATTTATTCACCTTACGTACACTCCCCCCGGCAACGTCCAGAAGAAGATTGCCCTCATTGGCAAAGGGTTAACGTTTGATTCCGGTGGCCTCAACCTCAAGACCCAAGGAGGCATTGAAACGATGAAAATGGACATGGGGGGAGCCGCAGCCGTTTTGGGAACCGCCAAGGTCATCGGTCAACTCAAACCCGCTGGCATTGAAGTTCACTTTATTATTGCCGCCACCGAAAACATGATCAGTGGCCATGCCATGCATCCGGGGGATATTCTCACCGCCTCCAACGGTAAAACCATCGAGGTCAACAACACCGATGCTGAAGGCCGCCTCACCCTTGCCGATGCCCTGGTCTATGCGGAAAAACTAGGCGTAGATGCCATTGTTGATTTGGCAACGCTGACCGGTGCCTGTATTGTTGCCTTAGGGGATAATATTGCCGGTCTTTGGAGCAACAATTCAGAATTGGCGCAAGCTCTGCAACAGGCTAGCGATCGCTCCGGTGAAAAATTCTGGCAAATGCCCCTTGAAAATAAATACTTTGAGGGTATGAAGTCCCAAGTGGCCGATATGAAAAACACTGGTCCGCGATCGGCCGGATCAATTACCGCTGCTCTATTCCTTCAGCAATTTGTCGATCACACCCCTTGGGCACACCTTGACATTGCTGGCCCTGTCTGGACAGAAAAAGAGGATGGCTACAATAATCCCTGTGGGACGGGCTACCCTGTGCGCACATTGGTGGAGTGGCTATGCAGTCTCAGTTAGATAGAAACTGAATGCGATCGCCCCAGCGGTTAGTCGTCTCACCCTCACAAATCCAAGACCGACGGGTGTGGCTCACTCCTGAGCAAGTCCACTATCTCCGCCATGTCCTGCGCTTAAAAGATAACGATGTCATCTCGATTTTGGATGGCCAAGGCCAGCGATGGCGGGGCACGCTTGGTGTAAATGGGCAGACTGTCGAATTATTGGAGGCTGAACAGCAAGAGACGGAGCTCAGTGTAGAAATTATGCTCTGCCTAGCTCTACTGAAGGCGGCGAACTTTGAGCAGGTGTTGCAACAGGCAACGGAATTGGGAGTCAAGCGTATTATTCCGATTCAAACAGCGCGATCGCTCCTGCAGCCGAGTACCAGCAGATACCAGCGTTGGCAGCGCATTCTCCAAGAAGCCGCCGAGCAAAGTGAGCGTCTTTATGTCCCCACCCTCAGTGATCCCCTCTCCGTTGCCGAAATGGTCAGCCTCACCCCCAAGGGCTACATTGCCAGTTTGAATGCCTCACAGCTCCTGTGGGACTGCTTGCCCCAGATGGATCTTTCCCAGCCCATTTATCTGGCGATCGGACCCGAGGGGGGATGGACAGCCTCAGAAGTGGAGCAAGTTTTGGCCGCTGGTTGGCAAGCATTTTCCTTGGGGCAGCGTACCCTGAGAGCCGTCACCGCCGCGATCGCCAGCCTGACCTTAGTGAGCCATTACACTGAGAGACACTGCGCAACAGCACAACAGCATTGACAACGCCACGGCCACCTCGATACACTAGAAGTTCGGTGAAATTAACGTAAGCAGCAATGCCCACCATCCAGCAACTGATCCGCCAAGAGCGGGAACTGTTGAAAAAGAAAACAAAATCTCCTGCCCTCAAAAGCTGCCCCCAACGGCGTGGGGTGTGCACACGGGTCTATACCACAACCCCCAAAAAGCCCAATTCTGCCCTGCGCAAAGTGGCACGGGTACGCTTAACCTCTGGCTTTGAGGTCACCGC includes:
- a CDS encoding leucyl aminopeptidase: MQLQTTTTAIPDWSGDLLAIAVFQTEGTLTLTDPYTTLDQRLNGLLQELISEGEFQGKSGTSLLMRLLPNFPVKKLLLVGLGNRDDFNLETLRRTAATIARTARRERAKTLGMALPHETLEVADAAQAIAEGVLLALHSDVRFKSDPEARKLLPYPESVSLLGLGEQTAALTRAQQICDGVILARELVNAPANEVTPVTLAETAQQLAATYGLTAKILERDECAALGMGAFLGVAQASDLPPKFIHLTYTPPGNVQKKIALIGKGLTFDSGGLNLKTQGGIETMKMDMGGAAAVLGTAKVIGQLKPAGIEVHFIIAATENMISGHAMHPGDILTASNGKTIEVNNTDAEGRLTLADALVYAEKLGVDAIVDLATLTGACIVALGDNIAGLWSNNSELAQALQQASDRSGEKFWQMPLENKYFEGMKSQVADMKNTGPRSAGSITAALFLQQFVDHTPWAHLDIAGPVWTEKEDGYNNPCGTGYPVRTLVEWLCSLS
- a CDS encoding 16S rRNA (uracil(1498)-N(3))-methyltransferase, which produces MRSPQRLVVSPSQIQDRRVWLTPEQVHYLRHVLRLKDNDVISILDGQGQRWRGTLGVNGQTVELLEAEQQETELSVEIMLCLALLKAANFEQVLQQATELGVKRIIPIQTARSLLQPSTSRYQRWQRILQEAAEQSERLYVPTLSDPLSVAEMVSLTPKGYIASLNASQLLWDCLPQMDLSQPIYLAIGPEGGWTASEVEQVLAAGWQAFSLGQRTLRAVTAAIASLTLVSHYTERHCATAQQH